In Vespa velutina chromosome 1, iVesVel2.1, whole genome shotgun sequence, the genomic stretch AAGAAGGTTCTATTATTCTGTATTTACGCGCCCTTTTCCGTTTATCCACTTTTTGTGCTAATTGctctttctataataaaatgtttgtaTTCTACAGGTATAAACAATACTTAAAACTGACTAAAACGAAGATTATATTTTACCGTTAATGTGAATTGATCACAATTATCAATCACAGGCCAATGTATACCATCACCTACAGGAGAACAATCCCATGTAAAAACTTGTTTCATATTAAATAGCCATCCTTTTGAATATGGATAGACGAATTTCTCATCAGTACCAAATCTACGATAACGTGCTTTTTCTAATATCCAATCCTCtatttctgttttgttttttagaaTAGCCATCAtctagtaaaaatataaatagtataaatataatgaactatccatttcttatttaaattttgatcACATActtgaaagaaaagtaacatTCCTACTGTAAAAACCACACCAATTGATAAACCGATGGTGAAAACAACTAAAACCAAAGTAATAAAAGAGGGTGGTGGAAATGGTATAGGTTTGAATGATAATACAGTTGCAACCcaagaaattaatatgaagGTGGATATGCAACAGCCACCAACTGCACTTGCTAAAAATGCTGTAAAATGTCCATGATTATGATGACCAACACAGTTGTTTATCCATGGACAATGGTGATCCATTTTCAGAACACAACGATTACctaaaacaatgataaaagaCAAATTGTAGGCCAAATAATTCTTTCTGTTATTGATAAGTAATAACTTACATTTCCTGCAATGATGAGATCTTGGCGCTTTATATCCTTGACAAATGATACAATACTGCAAAAATTGGATATCTGATGCTTTTTCCTAATAGAATCAAAATTCACTTTTGATCATAATGTTTAATtgaactttttaattattataaaataatattaccgGCATCCATTTCAATGGTAAAAAACCAGGTCCCTCAGAAATTGCActgatgaaatgaaaaagagtaCATCCACTAaggacaaaaaataaacaaaaatttattgttgCCCAAAAACTTTCTTCAGGTGGCCACCATTGTGTAGTACAAtgtatcgtcattattgtaataatttttatgattcctaaaaaaaaatataatatctttaataattttttatagaaatattttgaatttcccgcgaaaaaatatgtttgtaATGAAAGGGGCGGAGGctattattttcgtcattgcAACAAATACCATGAATTATTTAGTATGTAAAATAATCTAGAAactatataaatctatattactttttatctgttaaatattctaattattatatagccataaaagaaactttatttAAGAAAGCTATCAACGATAGCAAACATACCTAAAGCAATTAGTGGTCCCCAATGACATATTCTATTTAATGGGTCGGTACacatattgttataatatcaTCCAAATCGAATTCGAGATTTTTCGTAACTGCATATAATCCGCTAAAATCTGTTATccaataaaagtattaataaaacgaaGCTATCAAATCTCACAGATGATCTCGAAATAATGTATTCCAATTTATGGTCTACGAGGTTGACAATACCAAGCTCAACAACTTCACATCATATAgcaaattatagaaaatggcgctaaattcaaaataatgatTCAACGTTcgtacgaaataaatatatttattattcaacaatgtaattatttaaaaaaaaaataatgtaattatttaaaaaaaatcgtttttgttttcgttaaaaagctttctctttaaatatttatttcattttgatttctttaacaaaaagacaagagtaagtgatatattttattagtcTACAATGTAGACAATTGATTGACTATTAGCGATATCCAATCGTAAGCTTTGCTTGTACTAAAATCAGGTTTTGTTTAAATGTTCAATTATTACATTACAATGGAATAAATCGTATCTATCGACACAAGATGTACAATTactatatcaaaatataatttgttcaTAAGTACTGTACACCAATACCAAATTGAAACTGTCGCAATACATCGTTcctaacaaataataaaggcATTGTTACATTTAATTCTACTCTTGCAACACTTCCAAGCTCCATCGCAATACCTCCTCCAACAGAACAACGAACATTATCTGTGAATatcttcatattttctttataattattagctaaaaaagaagtgaaacattaagaaatgttaaatactttttaaaaaatgagaatCATACATAACAATTGGTTGTTTAAAATCTTACCAAATTTGCTAGTAAGATTAGAAAGATTACCACCATTGACAAAACCATGTAGTTTGAATAGATCACCAAAACCATTACGACCTGGCCTGAATGGAAGAGGTGTATAAACATGTAAAGCAGCTGCCCAATATACGTCACCGCCTACAGCATTACCTTCATTACGAGGGCCGCAACCTCTAATGTCAAAACCCCTAACATTTAAGGGCCCACCCAAGAAAAATTGGTCAATAATACTTATtttcatatcattattaatacttcTTAATAATCCTGCTTGAGCAGCCAGTTGGAACGtctacattaaataaatatattatgttaaaatacaaaaacataAGTAAGCAAAATATATTAGCGaagtattttaaatagaaagaattgagcatataataaattacaacaTATAAACATACTAACAAGGTACTTATGTGGTGACCAATTGCTCTGCATCAGaagttcattttttataaatccaaTATCTCCACCTAAACCTGCAACTTCGCTTGAAAATTGGATAAGACTTCCTCTAGTTGGAAATAGTTTAGCATCCCTTTTATCAAGTGAACAAATATGTTTTAAGCCAGATTTTAAGCTTGGACCACATTGTTCACGAACACTAAATGATGTCTGTCTAGAGCAACTAACTTGTCTGAATGATGCttcatattgaaaattgtgttttattgtatttattgcTCCAGAATTGCAAGCTATATCTAGTAAAAAGCcattatctttctctgtatatCCAGACCATGGAAAATAACTTGATGTGCTGTATAAGCTACCTGTTAatctaacatttatttaacTCATTAAAATCAAGTAaccttttatatatcatatgtgaaaaataattacttgaCTATATTTACATTGTATGCAACCAGTCATCCATAAGTGGTTTAATAGctgagatatttatattagttGACTTCTTGTTGCTATATGCATATTCTACTTGaactttttctcctcttccaaAGATATTAGGTGCTTTTGCTCCAATAATAACTGATCCTTCATTATTACCAACCATTGTATTTACTGATCCCATTAGACGTTTCATTTCACGGACATTAAAAGTAACCTAATTAGATTAGTAATGTTtagatttatatacacacacaaaagtatacgtatatatggcTATTTAAATGCTCTTTTTTAGTACATTCATATGTATTTCTACACCCAAATGTTATGTTGTAAAATCTATTGTAATTAtactttaaatgaaatttcaatctGAGAAATTACTTATTCTTTGTTGAATTAGTGTAATTATATAGACCCACTTCTACACCTTCTGGGGTAGCATTAGGACCTTCACTTATATCAATAAAGATTCCAATATTCTTAAAGCATCCTAAAGCCTCCAATTTCCCTCGTACTTTATGAGCACCCATAATAACTTCTTGAAAATCATGAGCTTTAAAAAGTTCTGTAACttgtgattttattatatcatcctTTGTGCGTTCAAGTCCATCAATGTGTATTTTATCAACACGTGcctataaaaatgaaaaaaacaataattctaaaatacaataattgaATAATGATAACTCACTTTTATTGTTTGTAGATAAATTACTcgtatattttgatttttttcaaaatcctgttctttattataatttgactgaaataaaaaatttgacaataaattatttaaataattttttaattttttaataaaaatgttttaattaaaattaaatcattttgagAAAAACGagatttagattttattaaaataatataaaaaataatttaaaaaatattattacatcttgtaattcattttgttttttatgcaTCATTTTACTCGTGAAATGTTGATCCATATTTTTTGGAGTACCCTGATCCTAAAAGATTAATATAGCATTATGAAGCGATGTTATAAATGACTTGTAAGTCGTCATATCTTAATttagaatgaatttttttataaaaaaaatttacttctatatgcatctatatatatatatgtaaagttttatatgatttctacatattatattgataatgtatgaaaattattaactgAGTGTTATAAATAATCACCACGCGTAAACTAACAATTTATCTTTGAGGTTATGTGATGTTCAGATTAATACATGTTAGATATACCTTAGCATAAACTGttcccatttttatttttattcacaaCTTGGTTTAAGAAAGTAACAAgtagtaaaaatgaaaattttatagatcTTTCTGTGAATAAcggtatttataaaaacacgtctctaatttttttaagCACGGAACAAACGAAAGTTCGTGCTAGGAActtttgatataaaagattGACTACAACTTTAATTTTGTATCTGCACGGTACGGTGGCGCTATAAATTGATAACTTACTGTAGTAAAAATTCAAGAGAAATTTAGgttataaatgcatataacAGCTTAGAGTATATGTTGCAGGGATGTAGCCAGTGGACGAGGCAACTTTTTACTTGCTCTTAACCCTTTGCCCTACAACCACGAGTCAGACTCATGGTAAGGAATTTGTGCCATAAGCGAAATCCACGAGTCAGACTCGTAATAAGGAATTTGTGTCATAAGCGAAAATCACGAGTCAGACTCGTGGTGAGGAATTTGGGTTATTAGCAGTACGTAGGAGTCGAAGTCGTAATACTTTATAGTCATAGTGTGTTCGAATCAAATGTAAACAAATCAAGCCTTGCTCATAGTGTATTTTTGGAGCAAACGAAAACAAATGAATTCTACAGGTGGTTCAACTGctcttgataattttttaccTTAGTTAAGTTTAAACCTTTATTGCGTTAAGacgttacaaaatatattctctagaagaaataaaatattccttATACCCATCATgtcagcaaaaaaaaaatctaatgttGATGATAGTGGAGAAGTGTGTTATTACGGATTATGGTTCGGTAGATCATTTTGATAATGATAGTGAGGACAGTGATATTGTGCTTCCTGTAAGAAAACGTTCACGAAAATGAATCGTTGAAGATGACTCCGACGAAGAAGATAGCATTTATTAGCAGTTATCAAAGCGGTTATATTAGCATTATATtagcattatatatattagcatACAATTAGCAGTTATATTAGCATTATCATGGTtttgggaagaaaaaaataaggagcAAAAAATCTCGGAGTATATGCAAACTCTTGGCATAAGAACAAGAATTTTAGACCAGTTaggtaaaaataatagagagttagacttttttaatctaatgTTTGACAATGTTTTTTGAGATATTATTGTTCAGGAAACGAATCGGTACGCAGAAAAATCAATAAGctatgaatataaaagaaagagaattgatGAAACTTGGATCCTAATAGattgcaataaaattaaaatatactttgCATAATAATGGctcaagtaaaaaaaaaaaaaaaaaaaaaacaaaaaaaaaacaaaaatccaGATGAATTAGTCTAAAAAAGCCATTATAGAAACACCCATATTTAGAAAAAGTATTCCACTGAAAAGGTTTTTGCAAATCATTAGGTTTCTCCACTTTGCAAATAACGAAGAGACTGACAACAGGGATAAATTACGTAAAGTGAGACCTTTGATAAActactttaattatttaattattactattaatgaaaaattcaaagaaatatatgtaatagaaGAGAATATCGCGGTCGATGAATCTTTGACGAAATTTAATGCATGTCTTGTAAACAATTTATTCCTTCGAAAAAGGGCGAAATTTgggattaaattttataaactgTGCGAATCAGCATCGGGCTATTGCtataattttaagatatatataggaaacgataaaataaatcatgatTACAGTGCATctgaaattgttattaataaatgattttaataaatggagttattaaaatcaatatcaaataaagaacatacattatatatagacAATTGGTATTCTTCGCCGAAACTGTTTTTAACATTGGttaaaaatggaataaatgTTCTTGGGATAGTACgttgtaatagaaaaaatatgccGAGAAATTGTGTTAaagcaaaattaaaaaaaggggAATACATAATAAGAAGCTGTAATGGCATACTAGCGTTGAggtgtttatattatttctacaaAATACGAAAATGCAGAAATGCTCAGAAAGGAAATATCACCTAAGTCCTACTTTTAAACCAAGATGTATTGTTGATTACAACAAGGGAATGATTGCCAGGATCAAGTACTAGCGAGTTTCCCTATTATGAGGAAATTCGTGAAGGGATactgaaaaatctttttctacatATGTGATATGGCacttatgaatttatatattttgtataacaaaaataatatggcTACGAAATAGAATTGCAGCGAGTATAGACTTCAAATAGCTGAAGGATTATTACAAATCGTACCATAACAAATACTAATGGCCTTCTTAGCCCCGTAGTGTGCGCCGCACCTTAGGATTTCTCCTACATCGGCATTTTTGGCCGCTAAGATTATATTAGGCAACTTTTCTAGCTAAACACCGCTTCCGGTGCAGGACCTGAAAAAATCCCAGGCGCCCGAAGGACGAACCGGGAAGATGATTTTGCAATGCCCACAGAGAACCACGTGGCAGTATGCCTCATCGCTCGGCATAGCCATGGCTCGGTTGTAGCGCATCAGCATAATAGAAAAACGCGCGTGGACGTTAATCTAACTCACATATTGATCGAGCCTCGAAGACCCTCAAAAACCTCGAAAATCGAGGAGTTCGAACAATCTCCGTCGACCGTGTAGCCAAAATTCACAGGAATAGTGGCATTTCGATGCTCCTTTCTAACACTAGGCGACTATCCACTCATGTTCTACTGTGATAGAGGAGCCGGCACGACGGAGCACAAGATTATAACAGACGAGGACCATTATAGAATGGAAATATATCAATGAGACTATAGGCGTCACTTTTTGAAACATATAGATCCCACaccattggaaaaaaaaaccaacgaAAGCTTGCTAAGTatgtacaaaagaaaagaaaagaagtgaaaCGACGTGGAAATGTAAAAACTGTCGAGTTGCATTACATGTACCTCATTGTTTTGAAAGATATCACACAGTTAAAGActattaattttctacgagtttttttttcaaaacataattaattatgttttgtTAATCAGGTTAAATTATGTGAACTATATTACTTATGTTaaaatacttaaatattaatttaaaaattgttattgatTCATTATTTgctttaaaataatgaattatttttgttcactGATCATGATTTGATCATGATTACGCCCAAGATTGCTTAAAAATACTAGTTGAGTCCAAACgttgtttattatttcacaatttcttttattgtgcTGAAATATACATGTCATAAGAAGTATACATTTTGCGCAAGTTCGAACACACGGCTGAATAGTTGAATAGCTCGGTACGCGACCGATCTTCTTGTTTACTATGGCCCGCGCAATCGAGTACTAGCGCGTAGGCCAAAGGGATTAAGAAAATCTAGcaatttataaactttttatttgttattaacacCTTGACTGCCGTGAGGGTCACTGGTGACCGGTGACGCGACAAATAgtgaaaatacataattaggGTAAACATCGatccaataaattttttaaataatactattGATTCTGTAgtgatttaaagaaattaatgccGTACAGaacatgtaattataattttattaatacaaagaaaatatacatattatttgtgTACATAAGGATAAGTCACGTTGAAACACGGTAAGCAAAGAAAAGGTGAATTAGGGCAGTTGGCATAATATGTCGGCATTTTTTTAGTGCAATTTTTTGCTCTCATTCTTTctgttttgaatttttttcgtacCACTCTTTGCAAAATCGCCTTACATTTCGCATATTTCCCGATTCCTTTTTAAGTTAATGACGACGTTTTTTCTGTACGCAATTTCTTGATGAAATGAAATCTTCATCATCAAATCATTTCACTAAATACATCGCTAACTTCAGCCTAAAATCggtaattgaaatattttttcgagtTGCTTGTATGTATAACACCATTGAATTTACAACACAAGTATTCAGCAAAAGCTCTATTGCCAATTTTCTGCACCACTTTATAGTTTTTTGCAATGGTGAATTATAAGCAGTCATTTGATCAACTGAAGATTTCCCTAAATTATAATCTACTATCATTTCTGGCTTCTCATACGAGCAAAATGGTCTACAGCGCCTTGAGAGTCATTGGTCACTGATTTTCAGCGCATTTTTAAACACTAGAGTGGCGCGTGGTTTGTTTCCACGAAATAGAcgattgtttctttgtttgtattttgtatataacaaaaacaaataaatgtttaactaatttcgatttttattgatCCAGTCTTTTTTTGCATTCCAATGAGTAAGCATTGGAGTTCTTTGTTTCTAATCGTCTTAAATTAAGCAGTTCATAATTctggtaattttataattgttaaacatttctaatattttttggGTGGGATCCTTGGGCGGGATATTTTCAGTAAAAACAAATCGAATTCGATTTAGGTACTTTGATTTTGTTTGGATGGAACGATCTTCAAATTGTCCATCCtagtttttaattctttcgtttttccgCTCAATTTCTCGTCAAGGGGCCGATTTATCATCGAGAGATCGATCTTTCTTTGAGGGATCAATTTCTCGTCGGAGAACCGATTTCTCGGAATGAGGGATCAATCTATCATCGTTAGGCCGATTCATCAACGAGGATTCAGTAAATCAACATGGGTtcgatttatcattaatagtTCATTTCATCATTGAGAGATTTAGATTTTTACATGGtagttttgaaatttttctacattattCTTAGGTTATGCATAGAAGGGTATAACCTAACAAGTTTATACATTGATATAATAGGCATATAGTGGGAAGTAGTTATCTTATTGCGCTTatagttcatattttttccATATCTATCGCTGAAGTCGCATATACTAGAAGCGACGcttaatggaaaatattaattggtTGAATCAATTTGGTtggtattatttaatattgacttaaattaaaaagttttatttcttgttttttaaatttgttatggCTATTCGTTACCTTTCGCTCGAAGTATGTGATTTCAGGAAcatgataaaatatgaattacaaaatatgaattacaAGCGCAAGCGGGAAACAATCGCCGCTATGAGTCTATCGTATCAGTCTATAAGTTTGTCAAGTTATATCCCACTCGCACGTAACATAACAATTGGATTAGTGTGATTGGATTAGTTAGAATAGAAAGTAAATTCGAACTCAAACTTTTCATTCTTCCACATTTATATCCTTTAATAATGACATGTCTATCGCAGTAATCCGTGATAGATACGATGCAGCACTGGTACGCATTTATTGTACgatataaatgcataaaagataataaatataaataatataaaaattagtgaaatcacaaaaaaaaaaaaacaatgctGAAAATCTTAATAAGTGTGGGATGTGTGGAATGAACTAatgttttgatttttataaaaataatatataatatataagtatatattcattaattattatttttcactaaatgattttaatcacaaatttatatactttatatattttatatccacagaattttgatttattcaatctatttatttgtgcaaatattattaacaatataaagtGATTCATGGGTAAAGTGAAAATcagaatttcattgaaaagattttgaaaatacaCTGACATATACAATCATTCGCCCGATAGTACTCgcaagtaatataatatatcacgaGTAATACAATAATCGATAGTCTATCaaaagtttatttttgttgtataAAGCCAACTTTCGATAAAGTCAACTCCCGTTTTGAATTCAAAacttaagagaaaataaattaaaattattttatctttaattggTGTTCCTAGCCGTATAATGCTTAAGTGaattttctattgtttaaatattagttcaTTTAATATCGTGTACTTTTATactgtttaaataaatctaaactTATCGAAATTAACTTTTAAGTTTTCATTGTTGAAATTGTTTCGATAAGAGATAAGTTTGTTTTTGTTGACGTAAACAAACAATGACGGCGCGTTCAAATTTTAactctatttaaatattaatttaatttaattttatatttaacgtgTTTTTCGaactatgaaatattttaattaatgtattattgtttaaatattattttattataatattttgaagtattggaattttaaattaagaatttacttttgtttaaatattgacttattatttgtatatcaattattcttgaaaaaataccatttttaacacgatttttatcaaagaaaataaagctttttcaaaaattcgaaaaaacaGGGTCCTAGATTAAACCTTCGTCTTTAAAACGAGACCTTGTTCATCAAAATCGGTAAAAAATTATGCCTGTTCTCATTGTTCCATCATTATAAAACCAAAGGAGATTAACAATCTTAATAACAAATTCGTAATGCTATTATTAAAGACAACATAGAAAAACAatcagataattttattttataaatagataaaatattttttaaatctataatttattatatgtatagatgtatatatatatatatatttttttttatttttagacatatatataaaagcaaatattaaaatcataattattaaattcatatgcgattaaaatttttatccaaGATTTTATAATGCAGCTGGACCAACTCGAGATGTTGTAGAAACAGGAGATACAGGACTGCCATGGACTTCTAAATCAAATTCAGAATTGGATAATGATCCTCTTATAACTCTATTCCATCTATCTGCACTTTCATTACTTAAAACATATTGTTGAGACTCTTCTGTACTCGTGTGTGGTTGTACGCTTGCACGCAATGCTTCTTGgtgtataataatttcgttagtAATGTATGCTTCACGGCGTATCTTATCTCGTAGTTTTGGACTAATATCAGGAATGCACCAACGTACAAGAATCATAACCAAGGCTACTATATTCtggaaataatacaaattacttatatataacatggcataatcaattttataattattatttttaatttaatgttattaaaaatatctgttatattgttataaatatttaattaaaaaaaaattttaatcggtTTTAATtgtcgattaataataaacttaccTCAAAGACTACGATGAATGCTAATCTGGCTGCTAAGATATGCCAAAATGTAATGGTATACTGATACTTATTTTTTGACCATGGTGGTTCTCTAAAATCTGGATATCTACAGATTTCCACTGTTCGTTGATTATTTATGATCATCGGTTgagtattattttcaaaatcactgatattaaattttgctAAAGAATATTCCAAAAAGCCTTCTAAACTGTAGTTATCAGAAACTGACATTAGATAAACTAAACGTGGTATAAAATTAGATGTAAAAGCTATAATGAATCCCTGAAATCAGATTGTTAAAAGATTTATAGCAAATTTTTTTACACAAGTTAacataaattatgaaaatttgaatACTTACATTAGTTATAACGgatattttagaaattgaATCAAGAATTCTATACCATATACCGATATCTGTAACACGTTGTCCAACGGGTCGACGAAACATTACTAATAACTTTTTAGCATCTAATCGCATTTCAAgaacattatttaataaagcaaaaaatgGTGCCAGTGGAAAGGCAGCAACAAAAATAGTAACAAATCCATATTGTAATactgaaatgaaatatttttgaatagtagaattagaaagagttttatcaaataacaaatttataactGATGTTatgaattcattaaaatacaattttattgtattttacacaatgattatatctatattaccCATTTCCAAATATTCTGGAAATAAACTTCTAGGTCCAAATTGTActaatttataatctttaatccATTGAGGATCTTTCTTAaaaccatttttttcttcttttgtgaCTTTTTGAGCACCGACATGAACTTTTAAAGTGTTCAaccatttaaaaaatagtGGATATAACATTTCTAAAATTGTATTCATTGCTTGTTTTCCAATCATGATAATACTAAGTTGAATACATAATTCCATGAGACAACCACCAGGACCACATTCTTCTTgacgaaaatgaaagaaacgattataatttccTGGGTATCCAACaaattttcctttgaaaaatgCAATATAGAATATTGAAGCATAATAATTCACAAATTCcagcaaatatatttttaaagttaaaCTGTCATCAAACTCAGTTTGTGTACGAAGGAGTTcgatctaaaataataaatgttattattaatgaatgtatatatatatatatatatatattatacgaatatattatatatatttatatatataataatatatatataatataatatataatatatatatatatataatggaattatgtatatattaattatgtatatataattttattacctcTGTTAAATATTCAGCTAACCAAACATAAACCCaattaaaaactataatacatCCTAAATTAATAGTAGCCGCAGTCGCAGTCGTAAATAATATAGCATAACTAGTAACCATAGGATGACCATAAAAACTTAATGCTGTTAAAACAGACATTCTGTATAAAACTACTCCTAGTACAGCAGCCATTGCTACTGCTATCTGCAAGTGATATGATTAAATGACAATTTGtgttatgtaattttaaagtttacaaatatatattaagtaaatatacTAGTAAAAGAATAACGGAGAAGCTAAGAATTTTGGCAGGAAGTTTCATTTTCCAATATGGAACTTTTGGTTCTTCtgcatttgtaataa encodes the following:
- the LOC124955324 gene encoding anoctamin-1 isoform X4, which gives rise to MEDEDEVFIKLTQQCESHTPTLSVYHSLQDNLNYGSEQIVYRSPRNTLYEDAISMNSLYSRTSAQNNNTSNYDDILPVDNETNEATMNGSCSEMNQSDNSTRFSLFFKDKIRSVDFVLVWDDFDGEAKTYRSVEYRRVFEANLQKEGLELEYEPAEPNGLHFIKIYAPREVLRRYAEILKLRLPMKEIPELVNPPTHNNVIINEVNSFFKRIMKHYYVDTTIFPAIKHTFTAIYSRDKEYLFDLDSPNFFTSAIRSRIVQFILDRTRFAKTKNDDFAFGIERLISERSYVAAYPLHDGNLHTVDSMRYLLYTEWASVKKCLHYQPLDYVKEYFGVKIGLYFAWLGFYTHMLIPASIVGLLCFIYSCATLYSNEPSEDICNATLFLELWKKYSAEITHRWDITGLDAQEEHPRPLYLARLAHIKKKSLNIITNAEEPKVPYWKMKLPAKILSFSVILLLIAVAMAAVLGVVLYRMSVLTALSFYGHPMVTSYAILFTTATAATINLGCIIVFNWVYVWLAEYLTEIELLRTQTEFDDSLTLKIYLLEFVNYYASIFYIAFFKGKFVGYPGNYNRFFHFRQEECGPGGCLMELCIQLSIIMIGKQAMNTILEMLYPLFFKWLNTLKVHVGAQKVTKEEKNGFKKDPQWIKDYKLVQFGPRSLFPEYLEMVLQYGFVTIFVAAFPLAPFFALLNNVLEMRLDAKKLLVMFRRPVGQRVTDIGIWYRILDSISKISVITNGFIIAFTSNFIPRLVYLMSVSDNYSLEGFLEYSLAKFNISDFENNTQPMIINNQRTVEICRYPDFREPPWSKNKYQYTITFWHILAARLAFIVVFENIVALVMILVRWCIPDISPKLRDKIRREAYITNEIIIHQEALRASVQPHTSTEESQQYVLSNESADRWNRVIRGSLSNSEFDLEVHGSPVSPVSTTSRVGPAAL
- the LOC124955324 gene encoding anoctamin-1 isoform X3; translated protein: MEDEDEVFIKLTQQCESHTPTLSVYHSLQDNLNYGSEQIVYRSPRNTLYEDAISMNSLYSRTSAQNNNTSNYDDILPVDNETNEATMNGSCSEMNQSDNSTRFSLFFKDKIRSVDFVLVWDDFDGEAKTYRSVEYRRVFEANLQKEGLELEYEPAEPNGLHFIKIYAPREVLRRYAEILKLRLPMKEIPELVNPPTHNNVIINEVNSFFKRIMKHYYVDTTIFPAIKHTFTAIYSRDKEYLFDLDSPNFFTSAIRSRIVQFILDRTRFAKTKNDDFAFGIERLISERSYVAAYPLHDGNLHTVDSMRYLLYTEWASVKKCLHYQPLDYVKEYFGVKIGLYFAWLGFYTHMLIPASIVGLLCFIYSCATLYSNEPSEDICNGNGTIDMCPLCDHFCGYWDLKETCLHARITYLFDNPSTVFFAVFMSLWATLFLELWKKYSAEITHRWDITGLDAQEEHPRPLYLARLAHIKKKSLNIITNAEEPKVPYWKMKLPAKILSFSVILLLIAVAMAAVLGVVLYRMSVLTALSFYGHPMVTSYAILFTTATAATINLGCIIVFNWVYVWLAEYLTEIELLRTQTEFDDSLTLKIYLLEFVNYYASIFYIAFFKGKFVGYPGNYNRFFHFRQEECGPGGCLMELCIQLSIIMIGKQAMNTILEMLYPLFFKWLNTLKVHVGAQKVTKEEKNGFKKDPQWIKDYKLVQFGPRSLFPEYLEMVLQYGFVTIFVAAFPLAPFFALLNNVLEMRLDAKKLLVMFRRPVGQRVTDIGIWYRILDSISKISVITNGFIIAFTSNFIPRLVYLMSVSDNYSLEGFLEYSLAKFNISDFENNTQPMIINNQRTVEICRYPDFREPPWSKNKYQYTITFWHILAARLAFIVVFENIVALVMILVRWCIPDISPKLRDKIRREAYITNEIIIHQEALRASVQPHTSTEESQQYVLKVHGSPVSPVSTTSRVGPAAL